The nucleotide sequence CCGGCTCCGGTGCGGCGGCGACGCCGGCCTCGTACACCCGGGACCGGGCCTGCGCCCAGCCCAGCGTCGGCGGCACGGTCGACGGGTCGCTCGCGACGGCGGTCTCGGCAGTCATGACGCCCCGTCCGTCGCGCGTCCCGGGGCCTGCTGCCCGCTCCTCACGTTCACCGTCCGAGCCTATCCTCGCGGTACGACCACCCGCCGACGAGTTCAGTCGGTACGCGGATGGTCGCCGCCCCGGAGCTGGTCGACCGCGTGCCCGAGGATCGGCCCGAGTACGGCGAGCCCGTCCCTGGCGCCGCCGGTCGAACCCGGCAGGTTCACCACGAGCGTCCGGCCGAGCACGCCGGCCAGGCCACGGGAGAGCGCGGCCGTCGGCACCTTGTCCCGGCTGTGTGCCCGGATCGCCTCGGCGATGCCCGGGATCTCGTAGTCGAGCAGTTCCCGGGTCACGTCGGGGGTCCGGTCGGTCGGGTTGACGCCGGTGCCGCCACTTGTCAGCACCACGTCGACGCCCTCGGCCGCCGCACGGCGCAACTCGACGCCGACCGGATCACCGTCGCGCACCACCACCGGCTGGTCGACCTGGCAGCCGAGCTTCGTCAGGCCCTCGACCAGCAGCGGGCCACTGGTATCGGCGTAGACGCCGGTGGCGGCGCGGTTGGAGGCGACGACCACCCTCGCCCGGATCACGGCCGGTCCGCCGGTCGATTCCAGTCGCCGGTCTTGCCGCCTTCCTTGCGCAGCACGCGTACCCCCTCGATGCTGGCGGCCGGGTCGACGGCCTTGACCATGTCGATCAGCGCCAGCCCGGCGGTGGCCACGGCGGTCAGCGCCTCCATCTCGACGCCGGTCCGGTCGGCGGTCCGGACCGTCGCGGTGATCTCGACCGTGTCGTCGCCGGGCTCCAGGTCGACGGTGACCCCGTGCAACGCGATCGGATGGCAGAGCGGGATCAGGTCCGGGGTGCGTTTCGCACCCATGATCCCGGCGAGCCGACCGACGGCCAGCGCGTCACCCTTCGGCAGCCCGTCCCGGCGCAGCAACTCGACAACCTCGGTCGTGGTCCGCAGCCGGCCGGCCGCGACAGCCCGGCGCACCGAGACCGGCTTGGCGGAGACGTCGACCATCCGGGCCGCCCCGGCGGCGTCGACGTGGGTGAGGTGTGCGGGGTCGGTCTGCTCCGGCTGCGCGCGCTCGCCGTGCTCGAGCTGCGCGGGGTCGGTCTGCTCGAGCTGCGCGGGGTCGGTCACGTCCGCGAGCCTACCGGCCGGGCCGTCGTCGCTTGCCCGCGTCCGCGGACGGGCCGTGCGACCGTCCTGTCCGGATTCGCCACGGCACCGGGTCAGCTCTCTTCGGAGCGGACCACCTCTTCCTCTCCTTGGCCGACGGGCTACCTCTGCCGCCGCTGACGCCACCAGCTCGTCGATGCCAGCACGCCGATCACCACCACGATGCTGCTCGACGTGAAGGGGAACGGAACCGCAAGGCTCCGTAGGGCCAGTCCGCCGCCGACCACGGCGGCGCAGGACAGGATCGCGACGGTCGCGAACAACACCCAGGGACGCCACCCGCTGCTCGTCGACGGCGACCGGGGAGGGACGTTCCGGTCGCTGCGCATCGCACCCACCAGCAGCGCTGACGCAACCGCGAGCAGAAGCAGCGCGTACCAGCGTTGAGCTGCGGCCGGTACATCCCACCTCGCCCACACCAGCACGAAGAACAGGCTCCAGACCGCCAGCCACCGACGCGACGGCCGGACAGGCGGGTCGCCCGGTCCTGACGGTCGGCCAGCCTCGGCAGGCTCTCGCGCCGCCCGGGACGGGACTGGATCGGTCATCAGCTGCTCCGCGAGGTGACGGCCCTGGTCACGCAATCCGAGGGTACGTCAGTTCGAGCGGCAGGGTCCGGTTCGTCTTCTGACATCTGTCGGGCGGTTCGGGCGAGGGAGCGATCCCCATTCTGAACTCTGTCGCGAGGTGCCACACGACAGCCGTACCCGCTCCCTCACCCTCACCCGCCGCGGTGATCGGGGGGCGATCACCGTCAGCCGGTCCCCGCGCCGTTTGTCCGTCTTCCGGACAACCCCCGTGGCCGACGCGGAAGAAACTATCCGTGCCGACGATACGTCCTCGATACGTCCTCGATACGCCGTGTCTGGACTCGGCGAAAGCCCACCGACCTTCGGCGAGTACGCGCCGCTGGCACTACCGGAACTCGACACGCCTAATCCTCGACCAGCTGCGCCAGCTGGCACTCAACCTCGAAGCGCTCCGGCACGCCCATACTTCTGAATATCATCAACGCCCGCTCGCAATGGCGGCGCGCCTCGGCCGGATCGCACGATCCAAGATGGTCAGCTATGGCGGCCAAGGCTCGCCCCTGCTCGTAGGCGTAGCTCGCTCGTGTCGCCAGCGCCAGCGCGTCGCGATGGTATTGCAGTGCCTCTGCCTGCCTACCCAGCTCCGCGAGCGTCAGCCCGATACCGTTGAGCGCCGCAGCCTGGGCGAGCAGCTCACCTCGACGCGCGGCGGCGGCGAATGCGAGTTCGTGGTGCCGCCGAGCCTCCTGCAGCTGGCCCAGCTTCCGGTGGGCCGTGCCGAGGTTGTCGAGCGCAAACGGGAGCCCGAACGAATCACCCGCTCTGTCCTTGAGACGGAGAGCCGCTCGCAGGTACCGGATTGCGACATCATGCTGACCGAGGCGCAGCCTGACTGCTCCGATGTTGGTGAGTGCCACCGCG is from Micromonospora sp. WMMD1102 and encodes:
- a CDS encoding MogA/MoaB family molybdenum cofactor biosynthesis protein, which encodes MIRARVVVASNRAATGVYADTSGPLLVEGLTKLGCQVDQPVVVRDGDPVGVELRRAAAEGVDVVLTSGGTGVNPTDRTPDVTRELLDYEIPGIAEAIRAHSRDKVPTAALSRGLAGVLGRTLVVNLPGSTGGARDGLAVLGPILGHAVDQLRGGDHPRTD
- the moaC gene encoding cyclic pyranopterin monophosphate synthase MoaC, whose translation is MTDPAQLEQTDPAQLEHGERAQPEQTDPAHLTHVDAAGAARMVDVSAKPVSVRRAVAAGRLRTTTEVVELLRRDGLPKGDALAVGRLAGIMGAKRTPDLIPLCHPIALHGVTVDLEPGDDTVEITATVRTADRTGVEMEALTAVATAGLALIDMVKAVDPAASIEGVRVLRKEGGKTGDWNRPADRP